The following are encoded together in the Pseudomonas maumuensis genome:
- a CDS encoding DUF4175 domain-containing protein has protein sequence MSHKSQSTGRIFAWPALIAVLSAAGLFAALLGDGMWDVLAWVGLGLSAGLGLSGFWRR, from the coding sequence ATGAGCCACAAGTCGCAAAGCACCGGCAGGATCTTCGCCTGGCCGGCGCTGATCGCCGTGCTCAGTGCGGCCGGGCTGTTTGCCGCACTACTCGGGGATGGGATGTGGGATGTACTGGCCTGGGTGGGGCTGGGCCTTTCAGCCGGGCTGGGCCTGAGTGGGTTCTGGCGGCGGTAA
- a CDS encoding TonB-dependent siderophore receptor: MSRAVDALLRPSLMALAIGLATPLASTALFAAEQSAMRAYNLPSAPLASTLNQIASQAGIALALDPALVSGRNSAPVSGQYNGIGALQAALRGTGLQLQQSSAGSYSLVAEGSLALPETNIDANSSFESAWGPVEGYTAKRTAAGTKTDTALVEVPRSISVATRQQMSDRGVQSLDDAVKYMPGIVSASFGSDTRYDWMRVRGFEPTQFLDGLPLPRGVYANPKAETWNLDRLALLRGPASSVYGQTPPGGLLDMVSRRPQAESSHEIQLQYGSDNHRQINFASTGKLDEQGQFLYGVSGVVRDSGTQIDHMDNKRYNIAPSLTWNIDDDTSLTFLSQFTRDDTGATSQFYPIQGTKIDMPFGKVSRHKNLGDPDYEYYDRTYYALGYAFEHRFNDVWQFRQNLRYTKSELSFQTLTVGAYFQPGGPVDNEGNANRMSTNVDEDISQFALDNNFQADFTTGDISHTVLIGLDHQRTESDFLSIYGFDVPATNVNNPVYGLPIIRPDRSAAYLDYNQKTVQTGLYIQDQMALDKWRLTLGGREDWVHTGTTFRNKGNATNTQRDKQFSGNAALSYVFDSGFVPYLSYAESFQPSSGSNADVEKSFKPTEGQQWELGLKYQPPGSNTLLSAAVYDLTQKNVTVTNNVSGVPISSQTGEVKVHGLELEAVSDVTDNLKVIAAYTLAKSEVQKGQYKGNRLQQMPNQQASLWADYTWHTGVLDGFGIGLGARYTGSRYGDEANTWLGKSKAYTVFDAAVHYDLGRLDNSLKGASVAVNASNLLNKDYLSTCDGYYCYYGDQRSVVASATYKF, translated from the coding sequence ATGTCCCGTGCCGTTGATGCTTTGCTTCGCCCCAGCCTGATGGCCCTGGCCATCGGCCTGGCCACCCCGTTGGCCAGCACCGCCCTGTTCGCCGCCGAACAGTCCGCCATGCGTGCCTACAACCTGCCCAGCGCACCGCTGGCCAGCACCCTGAACCAGATCGCCAGCCAGGCCGGCATCGCCCTGGCGCTGGACCCGGCCCTGGTCAGTGGGCGCAATTCGGCGCCGGTCAGCGGCCAGTACAACGGTATCGGCGCGCTACAGGCAGCCCTGCGTGGTACCGGCCTGCAGTTGCAGCAAAGCAGCGCCGGCAGCTACAGCCTGGTGGCGGAAGGCAGCCTGGCGCTGCCGGAGACCAACATCGACGCCAACAGCAGCTTTGAAAGCGCCTGGGGCCCGGTGGAGGGCTACACCGCCAAGCGCACCGCCGCCGGCACCAAGACCGACACCGCGCTGGTCGAAGTCCCACGCTCCATTTCCGTCGCCACCCGCCAGCAGATGAGCGACCGCGGCGTGCAGAGCCTGGATGATGCGGTGAAGTACATGCCCGGCATCGTCTCCGCCAGTTTCGGCAGCGACACCCGCTATGACTGGATGCGCGTGCGCGGCTTCGAGCCGACCCAGTTCCTCGACGGCCTGCCCCTGCCCCGCGGCGTGTATGCCAACCCAAAAGCCGAAACCTGGAACCTCGACCGCCTTGCGCTGCTGCGTGGCCCGGCCTCGTCGGTGTATGGCCAGACCCCGCCCGGCGGCCTGCTGGACATGGTCAGCCGCCGCCCCCAGGCCGAGAGCAGCCATGAGATCCAGCTGCAGTACGGCAGCGACAACCACCGCCAGATCAACTTCGCCAGCACCGGCAAGCTCGATGAGCAGGGTCAGTTCCTCTATGGCGTCAGCGGCGTGGTACGCGACAGCGGCACGCAAATCGACCATATGGACAACAAGCGCTACAACATCGCCCCGAGCCTGACCTGGAACATCGACGACGACACATCGCTGACCTTCCTCAGCCAGTTCACCCGCGACGATACCGGCGCCACCAGCCAGTTCTACCCGATACAAGGCACCAAGATCGACATGCCGTTCGGCAAGGTCTCCCGCCACAAGAACCTGGGTGACCCGGATTACGAATACTACGACCGCACCTACTACGCGCTGGGCTATGCCTTCGAGCATCGTTTCAACGATGTCTGGCAGTTCCGCCAGAATCTGCGCTACACCAAGAGCGAGTTGTCATTCCAGACGCTCACCGTTGGTGCCTACTTCCAACCCGGCGGCCCGGTGGACAACGAGGGCAATGCCAACCGCATGTCCACCAACGTCGATGAGGACATCAGCCAATTCGCGCTCGACAACAACTTCCAGGCCGACTTCACCACTGGTGACATCAGCCACACGGTTTTGATCGGCCTGGACCACCAGCGCACCGAGTCCGACTTCCTCTCGATCTATGGCTTCGACGTACCAGCCACCAACGTCAACAACCCGGTGTACGGCTTGCCGATCATCCGCCCGGACCGCTCCGCGGCCTATCTGGACTACAACCAGAAAACCGTGCAGACCGGGCTCTACATCCAGGACCAGATGGCGCTCGACAAATGGCGCCTGACCCTGGGCGGGCGTGAGGACTGGGTGCATACCGGCACCACGTTCCGCAACAAGGGCAATGCCACCAACACCCAGCGCGACAAGCAGTTCAGCGGCAACGCGGCGCTCAGCTACGTGTTCGATTCAGGCTTTGTTCCCTACCTGTCCTATGCCGAGTCGTTCCAGCCAAGCAGCGGCTCGAACGCAGACGTCGAGAAGTCATTCAAACCGACCGAAGGCCAGCAATGGGAGCTGGGTCTCAAGTATCAGCCACCTGGCTCCAACACCCTGTTGTCTGCGGCGGTGTATGACCTTACCCAGAAGAACGTGACCGTCACCAACAACGTGAGTGGGGTGCCGATTTCCAGCCAGACCGGTGAGGTCAAGGTCCACGGCCTGGAACTGGAAGCCGTCTCCGACGTCACCGACAACCTGAAAGTGATCGCCGCCTACACACTGGCCAAGTCCGAAGTCCAGAAAGGGCAGTACAAAGGCAACCGTCTGCAACAGATGCCCAACCAGCAGGCCTCCTTGTGGGCCGACTACACCTGGCATACCGGTGTGCTTGACGGCTTCGGCATCGGCCTTGGCGCACGCTACACCGGCAGCCGCTACGGTGACGAAGCCAACACCTGGCTCGGCAAGAGCAAGGCCTACACTGTGTTCGACGCCGCCGTGCATTACGACCTGGGCCGCCTGGACAACAGCCTCAAGGGTGCCTCGGTGGCGGTCAACGCCAGCAACCTGCTGAACAAGGACTACCTGTCCACCTGCGACGGGTACTACTGCTACTACGGGGACCAACGCAGCGTCGTCGCCAGCGCCACCTACAAGTTCTGA
- a CDS encoding PepSY-associated TM helix domain-containing protein — MKSQTIRRWSAIHTWSSLVCTLFLLLLALTGLPLIFHHELEHLLGDAPELREMPPGTPHLDLQQLVLKAEQHRPGEVMQYFGYEEDEPNGVVAIMAATAGTHPDQSHTFMLDARTGEAVAMPAANGGFMMLMLRLHVDMFAGLPGKLWLAFMGLLFVVAIVSGTVLYAPFMRRLKFATVRHDKSRRLRWLDLHNLIGVVTLTWALVVGVTGVISALSDLVIAAWRNDSLAAMVAPYRDAPPLTERAPATQLLKIAEQAAPGMRPDFIAFPGTRFSSEHHYAVFMNGATNLTSHLFTPILIDARTLEVTAVGERPWYMDAMGLSQPLHFGDYGGRPMQILWAVLDILTIIVLGSGLYLWWGKQRKPREVRA; from the coding sequence ATGAAAAGCCAAACCATCCGCCGCTGGTCAGCGATCCATACCTGGAGCAGTCTGGTATGCACGCTGTTCCTGCTGCTGCTGGCCCTGACCGGCCTGCCGCTGATCTTCCACCACGAGCTGGAACACTTGCTGGGCGATGCCCCCGAACTGCGCGAGATGCCTCCCGGCACCCCGCACCTGGACCTGCAGCAACTGGTGCTCAAGGCCGAGCAGCATCGCCCTGGCGAAGTCATGCAGTACTTCGGCTACGAAGAGGACGAACCCAACGGCGTGGTGGCGATCATGGCCGCCACCGCCGGCACCCACCCCGACCAATCGCACACCTTCATGCTCGACGCCCGCACCGGTGAGGCCGTGGCCATGCCGGCAGCCAACGGCGGTTTCATGATGCTGATGCTGCGCCTGCACGTGGACATGTTCGCCGGGTTGCCCGGCAAGTTGTGGCTGGCCTTCATGGGCCTGCTGTTCGTCGTCGCGATCGTCTCCGGCACGGTGCTGTACGCGCCGTTCATGCGCCGGCTGAAATTCGCCACGGTGCGCCACGACAAATCCCGGCGCCTGCGCTGGCTCGACCTGCACAACCTGATCGGCGTGGTCACCCTGACCTGGGCCTTGGTGGTCGGCGTCACTGGGGTTATCAGCGCCCTGTCCGACCTGGTGATCGCTGCCTGGCGCAACGACAGCCTGGCGGCCATGGTCGCCCCCTACCGCGATGCCCCGCCGCTCACCGAGCGCGCCCCGGCCACGCAGTTGCTGAAGATCGCCGAACAGGCCGCACCGGGCATGCGCCCGGACTTCATCGCCTTCCCCGGCACGCGCTTCTCCAGCGAGCACCACTATGCGGTATTCATGAATGGCGCCACGAACCTGACCTCGCACCTGTTCACACCGATACTGATCGACGCGCGCACCCTGGAAGTGACCGCCGTGGGCGAGCGCCCGTGGTACATGGACGCCATGGGCCTGTCACAGCCCCTGCACTTCGGCGACTACGGCGGCCGCCCCATGCAGATCCTCTGGGCCGTGCTCGATATCCTGACCATCATCGTGCTGGGCAGCGGCCTGTACCTGTGGTGGGGCAAGCAACGTAAGCCGCGGGAGGTGCGGGCATGA
- the rfaP gene encoding lipopolysaccharide core heptose(I) kinase RfaP translates to MKLILAEPFKRLWAGRDPFDAVEALQGEVYRELEGRRTLRTEVDGAGFFVKIHRGIGWGEIFKNLFSAKLPVLGAGQEWRAIQRLHEVGVPTMTAVAYGERGGNPATQHSFIVTEELAPTVSLEDFSIDWVRQPPEPRLKHALIAEVAKMTGGMHRAGVNHRDCYICHFLLHTDRPVTAEDFKLSVIDLHRAQTRAKITRRWRDKDLAALYFSALDIGLTRRDKLRFLRGYFQRPLRQVLKDEAALLAWLERKAQKLYDRKQRYGDAL, encoded by the coding sequence ATGAAGCTGATACTGGCCGAACCGTTCAAGCGCCTGTGGGCCGGGCGTGACCCCTTCGACGCCGTCGAGGCCTTGCAAGGCGAGGTGTACCGCGAGCTTGAAGGTCGTCGCACCCTGCGCACCGAGGTCGATGGCGCAGGTTTCTTCGTCAAGATCCACCGTGGCATCGGCTGGGGCGAGATTTTCAAGAACCTGTTCAGCGCCAAGCTGCCGGTGCTCGGCGCCGGCCAGGAATGGCGGGCGATCCAGCGCTTGCATGAAGTCGGCGTGCCGACCATGACCGCAGTGGCCTACGGCGAGCGCGGCGGCAACCCCGCCACCCAGCATTCGTTCATCGTCACCGAGGAGTTGGCACCGACCGTCAGCCTGGAAGACTTCAGCATCGACTGGGTCAGGCAGCCGCCCGAGCCGCGCTTGAAACATGCGCTGATCGCCGAGGTGGCGAAGATGACCGGCGGCATGCACCGCGCCGGGGTCAACCACCGCGACTGCTACATCTGCCACTTTCTGTTGCATACCGACCGCCCGGTGACGGCGGAAGACTTCAAGCTGTCGGTGATTGACCTGCATCGCGCCCAGACCCGGGCGAAAATTACCCGCCGCTGGCGCGACAAAGACCTGGCTGCCCTGTATTTCTCGGCCCTGGACATCGGCCTGACCCGCCGCGACAAGCTGCGCTTCTTGCGCGGTTACTTCCAGCGCCCTTTACGTCAGGTGCTCAAGGATGAGGCCGCGCTGCTCGCCTGGCTGGAACGCAAGGCGCAGAAGCTCTACGACCGCAAGCAACGTTACGGGGACGCACTCTGA
- a CDS encoding lipopolysaccharide kinase InaA family protein, whose translation MASWNLAPGYAHLAADFGSIDAVFAIKGERLTRDPLSEVIRIERDGVNYYVKRYTGAGKHMRRYLGRPRVKAEWQNLKQFAKWGIPTAEVVAWGLERQGLAFGRGAMITRELPCTEDLSVLAERNDPRLRDAAWVDHVSRQLARHTRVMHDHHFAHNDLKWRNLLVDDQGTLFFIDCPTGDFWRGFMLRHRLIKDLACLDKVAKYHLSATQRLRFYLQYRGHARLHARDKKRIRQVLGFFEGRE comes from the coding sequence ATGGCGAGCTGGAACCTGGCGCCTGGGTACGCGCACCTGGCGGCCGATTTCGGCAGCATCGACGCGGTGTTCGCTATCAAGGGCGAGCGGCTGACCCGCGACCCGCTGAGCGAGGTCATCCGCATCGAACGGGATGGGGTCAACTATTACGTCAAACGCTACACCGGCGCCGGCAAGCACATGCGCCGTTACCTGGGGCGACCGCGGGTCAAGGCCGAGTGGCAGAACCTCAAGCAGTTCGCCAAGTGGGGTATTCCTACCGCCGAGGTGGTTGCCTGGGGCCTCGAGCGCCAGGGCCTGGCGTTTGGCCGGGGGGCGATGATCACGCGCGAACTGCCTTGTACCGAGGACCTTTCGGTGCTCGCCGAGCGCAACGATCCACGCCTGCGTGACGCGGCCTGGGTCGATCATGTCAGCCGCCAGCTGGCGCGGCACACCCGGGTGATGCACGATCACCATTTCGCCCATAACGATCTGAAGTGGCGCAACCTGCTGGTCGATGACCAGGGCACGCTGTTTTTCATCGACTGCCCGACGGGCGACTTCTGGCGCGGCTTCATGCTTCGCCATCGGTTGATCAAGGACCTGGCCTGCCTGGACAAGGTCGCCAAATACCACCTGTCGGCGACTCAGCGCTTGCGCTTCTACCTGCAGTACCGCGGCCACGCGCGCTTGCATGCGCGTGACAAGAAGCGCATTCGCCAGGTGTTGGGCTTTTTCGAGGGAAGGGAATGA
- a CDS encoding RNA polymerase sigma factor, producing MTSAHSPHAELVGALYRDHRTWLLAWLQRSTACRQRAEDLSQDTFVRLLGRERLDAPREPRAFLVAVAKGLLFDHFRRAALEQAYLAELALLPEAEHPSPEQQHLILEDLKAIDRLLGKLSSKARAAFLYNRLDGLGHAEIAERLGVSVSRVRQYLAQGLRQCYVALYGEPT from the coding sequence TTGACGTCTGCGCACAGTCCACATGCCGAACTGGTCGGCGCGCTGTATCGCGACCATCGCACCTGGCTGCTGGCCTGGCTGCAGCGCAGCACCGCTTGCCGCCAGCGCGCCGAGGACCTGAGCCAGGACACCTTCGTACGCCTGCTCGGCCGTGAGCGTCTGGACGCTCCCCGCGAACCCCGCGCCTTCCTGGTCGCCGTGGCCAAGGGCCTGTTGTTCGACCACTTCCGCCGCGCTGCCCTCGAGCAGGCCTACCTCGCGGAACTGGCGCTGCTGCCCGAAGCCGAGCACCCGTCACCGGAACAGCAACACCTGATCCTCGAAGACCTCAAGGCCATCGACCGCTTGCTGGGCAAGCTCTCGAGCAAGGCCCGGGCAGCCTTCCTCTACAACCGCCTGGACGGCCTGGGGCACGCCGAGATCGCCGAGCGCCTCGGGGTGTCGGTCTCGCGCGTGCGCCAGTATCTCGCCCAAGGCCTGCGCCAGTGCTATGTCGCCCTTTACGGGGAGCCGACATGA
- a CDS encoding glycosyltransferase family 4 protein: MQLAFVLYKYFPFGGLQRDFMRIALECQKRGHQIRVYTLIWEGDIPPGFEVLVAPVKALFNHRRNEKLSAWMAADLAKRPVDRLVGFNKMPGLDVYYAADGCFEDKAQTLRGGLYRRWGRYRHFAEYERAVFAKDARTEILMISEVQQPLFIKHYGTPEARFHLLPPGISQDRRRPADAEAIRAAFRQEFGLADDELLLVQIGSGFKTKGVDRSLKALAALPSALRKRTKLMVIGQDDPKLFQVQSTALGLGDQVQFLKGRSDIPRFLLGADLLIHPAYNENTGTVLLEALVAGLPVLVSRVCGYAHYIAEADSGLVLDDPFDQDQLNAYLQRMLEDAAARAAWSSNGVAFAATADLYSMPQHAADVILGQETA; encoded by the coding sequence ATGCAACTGGCTTTTGTGCTCTACAAGTATTTCCCCTTTGGCGGGCTGCAGCGTGACTTCATGCGCATCGCCCTCGAATGCCAGAAGCGTGGCCACCAGATCCGTGTGTACACGCTGATCTGGGAAGGCGACATTCCACCGGGCTTCGAGGTGCTGGTGGCGCCGGTCAAGGCGCTGTTCAACCACCGCCGCAACGAGAAGCTCAGTGCGTGGATGGCCGCAGACTTGGCCAAGCGTCCGGTCGATCGCCTGGTCGGCTTCAACAAGATGCCCGGCTTGGACGTCTACTACGCCGCCGACGGCTGCTTCGAGGACAAGGCCCAGACCCTGCGCGGCGGCCTCTACCGCCGTTGGGGCCGCTATCGCCACTTCGCCGAGTACGAGCGGGCGGTGTTCGCCAAGGATGCACGCACCGAGATCCTGATGATCTCCGAGGTGCAGCAGCCGCTGTTCATCAAGCACTACGGCACGCCCGAGGCGCGTTTCCATCTGCTGCCGCCGGGTATTTCCCAGGACCGCCGCCGCCCTGCCGACGCCGAGGCCATCCGCGCCGCCTTCCGCCAGGAATTCGGCCTGGCCGACGATGAGCTGCTGCTGGTGCAGATCGGTTCGGGCTTCAAGACCAAGGGCGTCGACCGCAGCCTCAAGGCCCTGGCGGCGCTGCCGTCGGCCCTGCGCAAACGCACGAAGCTGATGGTCATCGGCCAGGACGACCCCAAGCTGTTCCAGGTGCAGAGCACGGCACTCGGCCTGGGTGACCAGGTGCAGTTCCTCAAGGGCCGCAGCGATATCCCGCGTTTCCTGCTCGGTGCCGACCTGCTGATCCACCCCGCCTACAACGAAAACACCGGGACCGTATTGCTCGAGGCGCTGGTCGCCGGCCTGCCGGTGCTGGTGTCGCGGGTGTGCGGCTACGCCCACTACATCGCCGAGGCCGACAGCGGCCTGGTGCTGGACGATCCGTTCGACCAGGACCAGCTCAACGCCTACCTGCAACGCATGCTCGAGGACGCCGCGGCCCGTGCAGCCTGGTCGAGCAACGGCGTGGCGTTCGCCGCCACCGCCGACCTGTACAGCATGCCGCAACATGCCGCCGACGTGATCCTCGGGCAGGAGACCGCATGA
- a CDS encoding FecR domain-containing protein encodes MKHAPVSSQVLEAAIAWKLCLDEGSGTPDERSEFTRWHAAHEEHARAWLQLGMLDQRVNAAAGPVRHTLLQSRAGLRQRLGGLAGMLLLGGLLAWAGTPTLSPTYWLADQRTGTGELRTLRLEDGTLLSLNSKTAVDIDFQGEQRLIVLHQGEISVETGHKDSRPLLVRTEEGRLRPLGTRFLVKREEAGTRLEVLQASVAAKPQHSGDEQVLREGQQVLMSADGLGSVSPVAVGSDAWTRGMLVVDNVRLADLVATLGQYRSGHLGVSDAVAELRVSGSFPLTDTDLALASLQPVLPVKIERHTPWWVTVTAK; translated from the coding sequence ATGAAGCATGCCCCGGTTTCCAGCCAGGTGCTGGAAGCGGCCATCGCCTGGAAGCTGTGCCTCGACGAAGGTAGCGGTACCCCGGACGAACGCAGCGAATTCACGCGCTGGCACGCCGCCCACGAGGAGCACGCCCGCGCCTGGCTGCAACTGGGCATGCTCGACCAGCGCGTCAACGCTGCCGCCGGGCCCGTACGCCACACCCTGCTGCAATCCCGGGCCGGGTTGCGCCAGCGCCTGGGCGGCCTGGCTGGCATGCTGCTGCTCGGCGGCCTGCTGGCCTGGGCCGGCACACCGACACTGTCGCCCACCTACTGGCTGGCCGACCAACGCACCGGGACCGGCGAGCTGCGCACTCTGCGCCTGGAAGACGGCACCTTGCTCAGCCTCAACAGCAAGACCGCGGTGGACATCGACTTCCAGGGCGAGCAACGGCTGATCGTCCTGCACCAGGGTGAAATCTCGGTGGAAACCGGCCATAAGGACAGCCGCCCATTGCTGGTGCGTACCGAGGAGGGCCGCCTGCGCCCGCTGGGCACCCGCTTCCTGGTCAAGCGCGAGGAGGCCGGCACACGCCTGGAGGTGCTGCAGGCATCGGTGGCCGCCAAGCCACAGCACAGTGGCGACGAACAGGTATTGCGCGAAGGCCAGCAAGTGCTGATGAGCGCCGACGGCCTGGGCAGTGTCAGCCCCGTGGCGGTCGGCAGCGACGCCTGGACCCGCGGCATGCTGGTGGTGGACAACGTGCGCCTGGCCGACCTGGTGGCCACCCTCGGCCAATACCGCAGCGGCCACCTGGGCGTCAGCGACGCAGTGGCCGAGCTACGCGTGAGCGGCAGTTTCCCGCTGACCGACACCGACCTGGCCCTGGCCTCGCTGCAACCGGTGCTGCCGGTGAAGATCGAGCGGCATACGCCATGGTGGGTCACCGTTACCGCCAAATAG
- a CDS encoding lipopolysaccharide kinase InaA family protein yields the protein MTDYLASADQALLQRHGLGDFEALWALQLDAVDEPNTGRGGWSSVFRLELEGKGYYLKRQSDYFTRSLQRPFGEPTFAREFRNISRYQKLDIPALQAVFYGERKQGGQHRAILMTRALDEWTDLEQLLAHWPQTPAPQREAVLQACGRLARTLHAAGQMHGCFYPKHIFLRERREGWQAQLIDLEKTRPLLFGMRDRVKDLEPLLRRARAWGEADVRVLLAAYLEQPADSALVSTWLQRLTQRRRHKEAR from the coding sequence ATGACCGATTATCTGGCCAGCGCCGACCAGGCGCTGTTGCAAAGACATGGCCTGGGCGACTTCGAAGCGCTCTGGGCGCTGCAGCTGGACGCCGTGGATGAGCCCAATACCGGCCGCGGCGGCTGGAGCAGCGTGTTCCGTCTGGAGCTGGAGGGCAAGGGCTACTACCTCAAGCGCCAGAGCGACTACTTTACCCGCAGCCTGCAGCGACCATTCGGCGAGCCGACGTTCGCCCGCGAGTTCCGCAACATCAGCCGCTACCAGAAACTCGATATCCCCGCCTTGCAGGCGGTGTTCTACGGCGAGCGCAAGCAAGGCGGCCAGCACCGCGCGATCCTCATGACCCGTGCGCTGGACGAATGGACCGACCTCGAACAGCTGCTCGCCCATTGGCCACAGACGCCCGCGCCACAACGCGAAGCGGTCCTCCAGGCTTGCGGACGGCTGGCCCGCACCCTGCACGCCGCCGGGCAGATGCACGGTTGCTTCTACCCCAAGCACATTTTCCTGCGTGAGCGCCGCGAGGGCTGGCAGGCGCAGTTGATCGACCTGGAAAAGACCCGTCCGCTGCTGTTCGGCATGCGTGACCGGGTCAAGGACCTGGAGCCGCTGCTGCGCCGCGCCCGGGCCTGGGGCGAGGCGGACGTGCGCGTGCTGTTGGCCGCCTACCTGGAGCAACCGGCGGACAGCGCCCTGGTTTCCACCTGGCTGCAACGCCTGACCCAACGCCGTCGCCACAAAGAGGCCCGCTGA
- a CDS encoding lipopolysaccharide kinase InaA family protein, producing the protein MRLCELKEAGRSPSLPLTITLADAAGSADLQLLSLLRVLPGQRYVGAGIWRGTKVLAKLLVGGNAARHFQRERDGARLMAEQGLTTPRLLVDGLKEGEGGWLLFEYLDHAESLGDAWAKVESLPMLADEQHLVLGEALTAIAHLHAKGLWQEDLHLDNLLRQDGQLYLIDGAGIKAETPGQQLSRQRVLENLGVFFAQLPKRLEPFIEEALVHYILANAEHALPLEALQKQVDKVRNWRLKDYLDKAGRECTLFSVERSLSGLRAIRRGEVAALLPVFEQADALIDQGHLYKTGGAASVARIEVGGRKLVLKRYNIKNTAHWFKRFWRPSRAWHSWIEGHRLEFLDIATPRPLAVLEQRVMGLRSTAYLVTEYADGPDLIECFAPYVQSGEAPDEQVEALVRVMQQLIRERISHGDFKGHNLFWQDGQWSLIDLDAMCQHATQLSFAPAFARDRARLLRNWPSGSALHQRLNQVLPRLAD; encoded by the coding sequence ATGCGCCTGTGCGAACTGAAGGAGGCCGGGCGTAGCCCGAGCCTGCCCCTGACCATCACCCTCGCCGACGCCGCAGGCAGCGCCGACTTGCAACTGCTCAGCCTGCTACGCGTGCTGCCCGGCCAGCGCTATGTCGGCGCCGGCATCTGGCGTGGCACCAAGGTGCTGGCCAAGTTGCTGGTCGGCGGCAATGCCGCCCGTCACTTCCAGCGTGAACGCGATGGCGCCCGGCTGATGGCCGAACAGGGCCTGACCACCCCGCGCCTGCTGGTCGATGGCCTCAAGGAAGGCGAGGGCGGCTGGCTGCTGTTCGAATACCTCGATCACGCCGAAAGCCTCGGTGACGCCTGGGCCAAGGTGGAATCATTGCCGATGCTCGCCGATGAGCAGCACCTGGTACTCGGCGAGGCCTTGACCGCCATTGCGCACCTGCACGCCAAGGGCCTGTGGCAGGAGGACCTGCACCTGGACAACCTGCTGCGCCAGGACGGCCAGCTGTACCTGATCGACGGTGCCGGCATCAAGGCCGAAACGCCTGGCCAGCAGCTGTCGCGCCAGCGCGTGCTGGAGAACCTCGGGGTATTCTTCGCCCAGTTGCCCAAGCGCCTGGAGCCTTTTATCGAGGAGGCGCTGGTGCATTACATCCTGGCCAACGCCGAGCATGCGCTGCCGCTGGAGGCGTTGCAGAAGCAGGTGGACAAGGTGCGCAACTGGCGCCTGAAAGACTACCTGGACAAGGCCGGGCGCGAATGCACGCTGTTCAGCGTCGAACGTAGTCTGTCGGGCCTGCGCGCCATCCGCCGCGGCGAGGTCGCGGCGCTGCTGCCGGTGTTCGAGCAGGCCGATGCGCTGATCGACCAGGGCCACCTGTACAAGACCGGTGGCGCGGCCAGTGTGGCGCGTATCGAGGTGGGCGGGCGCAAGTTGGTGCTCAAGCGCTACAACATCAAGAACACCGCCCACTGGTTCAAGCGCTTCTGGCGTCCGAGCCGGGCCTGGCATTCGTGGATCGAGGGTCACCGCCTTGAGTTTCTCGACATCGCCACGCCTCGCCCCCTAGCGGTGTTGGAGCAGCGGGTGATGGGGCTGCGCAGCACGGCCTACCTGGTGACCGAGTACGCCGACGGGCCGGACCTGATCGAGTGCTTCGCACCCTACGTGCAAAGCGGCGAGGCGCCCGACGAGCAGGTCGAGGCCCTGGTGCGGGTCATGCAACAGCTGATCCGCGAGCGCATCAGCCATGGCGACTTCAAGGGTCACAACCTGTTCTGGCAGGACGGCCAATGGTCGCTGATCGACCTCGACGCCATGTGCCAGCATGCCACCCAGCTAAGCTTCGCGCCGGCCTTCGCCCGCGACCGTGCGCGGCTGTTGCGCAACTGGCCGAGTGGCAGTGCGCTGCACCAGCGGTTGAACCAGGTGTTGCCGCGTTTGGCTGATTGA